A stretch of DNA from Vidua chalybeata isolate OUT-0048 chromosome 3, bVidCha1 merged haplotype, whole genome shotgun sequence:
TCTTATGTGGTGGATAATCATATTCACACACTGAAAATCCCACAAATGATGGGAGTTCCTCAAAATGGACTCACAGCCTGCACATTCTGAAGGCCCATTTCCAACTTTCCATCGGCCCCTGTTTCTCGGAAATGTCTGAAGCTGCTCCAAAGCTTGTAAAAGAGTGGAACTTTTGAGGTGCTTTCCCAAACATCTAACCCCAGAACAAAGAAGGTTTCTATGGATTTAAAGGTGCTCTGAGAAATCTGTTGAGTCTAACCCTGTTACTACTGGAATCTGAGGAATTACTTTCCATGTCCTGGGAATTAGGTGATGTCTCACCCAATGCTTTATAAACAATCAGCGATACCAAAATGCCACTTTTTTACCCcaataaaatgtgatttttaactACTTCTCGTGTTACTTCACAATTACTCCTCTAATTCCATTTGAGCACTGTCCATTTCTCAGTAATGTCCATTTCTCATTTCCCCTTCCAGAGGCAAAACTGGCTGGCAAGAGGCAAAAAGCTCCGGCCCAAAGGGGAATGTGGAGAGGATTCCCAGGCGGCTGCTGCTGAAGTCATGGAGAATCCCACAGTGCCCACTTCCAATCCCATTTGCAAAGGACCCTGGATCACATGGGAATGATGAggtgggggaaaaggggagaggaaaggggGGAAGGGTGGGTGaagaaaagggaggggaaaagaacggggggaaagaggaggagaaggggggaaTAAGGGgtaaagagaggagaaaaagaaggcGGGCGGGGCTAGCCCGCCATGGCCCCCGCACTCACGGCTGCCAACCCGCTCCCGGTTTGTTCCCGGCCCGTTCCCGGCCGCTGCTCCCGCTCAGCCCCAGGCGCGGCCGGAAGCGGTGACGCGCCACGACCCCGGCGGAGGCGCGCCGGGCGTGACGTCACGAAGCGAGCCGGGAGTTGCTAGGCAACGCGGCCTATCCCGCCCCCTGCTTTGGCATTACCAAAGCCCGGCGTTTTCCCCTGGGAAATCCGGGCGAATGAAGGAGGGATGGCCTGGGCGGCACTGGCAGCTTTATTAAAGGAGGAATGGGTGATATACAGCGGCGGCATCGCACCGTGTTTGTATAAACACACACCCCACCCTGCCCATTCCAAATGGGATGCTCCCACagctttgtgaaaaataaacctctggacaaatgcaaacatttcagtGGAATAAATACCCTCATGAGGAATTACACCTTTACCACCTGCAATGCAGCTCCCGAGGCAGCTGCAGTGACCATCTGGAATGATTCCCTGCATTCCCACCATTCTGCCTCCAACCGCCCATTTTAGGTCTAAAACTGACTTTATAAGTACAAAAGGGAGGAGTCAgtgttcccggtgtccccaagcccaGGTGTCAcgtgagctgctgctgctttagcACTTCCTGGTTTATAAAGTTTCCCGTGGTCAACTGACCAAATTTCCGGCATGGGATCTCTTCCTGGATGCGCTTCCACTAAAGTCTCTATTTTGGACCAATTGTggtcttttttttgtgtgaggTCAGTTAAGAAGCTTCTCCAGTGAGCATTCTGGTCATggatctgggggaaaaaaaagggagtggGACAGGAAAACAATTAGATCTGATTTTTAACTGCCAAATATTTAACTTCATCCAGAGCTAAATCCAAAAAATTTTGGGATAACTCCACGATCCTGTGCTCCAAGTTTCAACTCAAACACAAACAAGGCTCTTTTGCCAATCTGTGCTGAatttctggctgtgctgccatggAATGCTTCCAAAATCAGCTGGAATTTCAGCACACAGGCAAAATATTGACTTGGAGCTTGAAGGGAACCTCCTGTTCTGTCTGTGCTGTCACTTCCAGGACCTGGAGGTCTCTGGGAAGAGCCGAGCTCAGCGTTTTCCAGCAGAACGCTGGGAATGTGTGAATTCCTGTTAATGTGCGGCACAAAGTTGGATAAACCATCGTGTTATAAGGCTGGAATGAGGGTTAAAGCACTGAAGACTCTGCAGTTAATCcataaaaaatctaaaattctgAGTCCTTCCTCAAATGCTTTCATGGAATCTTTTAGAGGAAAAGATCTCGGAGATGATGACCATCAGGAAGTGCTGTATCCAgtcacttccagggatgatgactctTCCCCTAAGGCTGGAGATGACTGGATTGGCAgccagcagtgggagctgctgtgctgttggaGCAAAACCCCACAAAGTTCAGGAACAGATTTTAAGATGGCCGCTCACCACACTGACCTGAAACTCATCCCTAGCACAGCCCCTTCCGAGGGCTGGAAATTCTCGCTGCCAGGGTGACATTGGCaccctggaggtggcactgaggaTGGGGAAGATCCTGTGGATGTCCTACCGCCACATGTCGGCGCAGGGTGGACATATCGGTGAAGGTCCTCTCGCGGCCCGGCATTTGTAGGGCTTCTCTCTGGTGTGCCGCCACAGAGCTCCCTGCTGTGTGAAGGCCTTCCCACACTGCTCGCAGAAATAGGGACGGGTCTCTGGGAATAACAATCCCAGCAAACACAGGGTTAGGAGCACTTAGCAGAGAACAGCTGGCtcttcagctccttccctggaagtgtccaaggctggatgggacttggagcagcctgggagagtggaaggtgtccatggcagggggtggaatgagatgacccctaaggtcccttccaatcccaaccattccatgataAATATTTCCCAATACCTGCCAAGGCTACAGCCATCCTCTACTCCAAATTCCTTCAGCTGCACAATCCAGACCTCGGTTTTCTAGCATACGATGCAACGCTCCCATTAGCCAGGGTCAGGATGATGCCTGCTTCCCAACGTAATTTCCATCcttggaggtgtccaaggaatgccTGGACGTGGTGCTCAGttctctgggctggtgacaaagTGGGAattgggcacagcttggactcgatgacctCGGAGCTCTTTTCtaacctcagtgattctgggattccctAATTCAGCAATGAGATGGAATGTCCACATCCACAGTGGGAAGTACCACAAAGCCACCATTCCTTTTCCCAGCCTTGGAGTTACCTGCATGGACGttgctgtgctgggccagggaggCTCTGTGTCCGAAGGCTTTCCCACAAACCTCACACCTGTAGGGTTTGGTTCCCAGGTGACAGCGCTTGTGCCACTTCAGGTACTCGTCGGTGGCAAAGTGCTTCCCACACATGTCACATCCAAAGAGCCGCTCTCCTGAGGGAAGAGAAACTGGACATTGGGAATTCTCCCAGGGGAATTTTGTCCTTCAGAGTCAGCCTACAAATCACAGAacccaggctggaaaagacctccaaggtcataGAATCCAACCTGTGCCAAATCCCCACCTCGGCAACCAGTGCCATATCCAGCTGTCCCCTGAGCACATCCAGGCATCCacctattccaatgcctgataaccctttccatgaaggaattctTCCTGATAGCCAACCTGAATCTCCCCTGGCACCACTAGAGGACATTCCTCTCATCCTATCACTTGTTCCTTGGGAGTGGAGCCCAAATTCCCCCTGGCTCCTGTCAGGGAATTGTGGAAAGCAACAAAGTCCCTCCAGactctcctttcctccaggctaaaAGTCCTTCTACCCCTATGACTGCTATCTACTATCCCGGTGGTTGGATACTCTTCCATgagttaccaaaaaaaaagggaggggggtATTTATTTCATATCTCAGCAATAAAACAGGAAAGAGATGGGAAAACCACCTGGTATATTTCATTCCCACCTGTGTGTGTCCTTTTGTGGCTGGTGAGTTTTCCTCTGTCAGCAAAGGAAGCGCCGCAGTCCTCACAAATGTAGGGCTTCTTCCCAGTGTGGGATCTAATGGAGAGAAAACCCCAAAGATTAATTAGATCTTGATCCCTAAAATACTGGATTTGAAACCATGTTTGGATTTTAAATGTAGTGGGGAAAGGAAATTCTGCTCCCACAGAAAACGGAGTGTTTCCAGGTACAGGTGCTACACTCCAGGAGTAAAATTCCCATTTAAAATTgatcttttaaaattcaaaattcccATTTAAAATTTACCTTTTTCCTCACTTTCAGGCCctaaaaaatccactttttttttttttcccagacacCTTAGACCataggaaaggagaaagaagggaaaatgacagaaaattacACAGAATCAGAAAAATCAGAGCCTAATGTTTGGTCTTAACTTATTCCAAACCAAACAGAATGATGTCCAAAATCATCCCTGATTTTGAGCTGTCAGAACAAAGAATTATCATCAGTCATCTCCAGAGAAAGATGGGAAATTCCATGGGATGATTCACCCTCTCCTGGGAGAGGGCAcatgtcgccttctgatgagaaggcgggcgacctggtttcaggatacagcacggcgacccggcctcccccaggtcactcggtccactgacatgcacagacaccaatgtggtggatggtcaaatggcgtttattatctcatctcgtggggttaaatagtcaagggggctttactacgtcaaaaggggatggtgggtctggctagggttagtaaggagtggaaaactactgaggttaggaggggctgcatgcttcaggggtgattgatcacttatagcaggaagaaggggggaagggtcttgctttccgtcacatcccgagattttccgttcgcctgtccctatctaccacatctcccccgCCCCTTTTTTACTgatgaatgaggtagttataaacataggcactgaggtgaggtacaaagttataatatgataagggaaaaggggtttttggtaaacctgagtaatcttcgcaagggaagtttagagaacctttgtgactggcagtgtcctcgttttttggttcacagcatttgttgccggcctataaacaggatgttggcccgttctaggcgagcttgaacaaatgagaccagcttgtttagcaggcatggtccgaatgtgaaggttaaaagcagtatcgctagcggacctattagggtggaaattagagtggtgagccatggcgaTTGATTGAACCAGAATTCGAACCAGCcctgttgggtttccctgtctctctttctttgagccagtctatctcggagttctgccatggagtctttaatgactcctgtgtggtccgtgtagaagcagcattcctccttcaaggtggcacacagacctccttgttgcatgaacaagaggtccagtcctcgcctgttctgtaagaccacttccgaaagcgaGGAGACtaatttctctagaaaggagatggatttctcgatcctctgcaggtcctcatcgatggtcatttgcagctgagcaagcccttggtgtcgggtcgcgagggctgagacacctgtggctgtgccagctgctcccaggccgagcagcattgcgatagtcactcccgttattatttctcttttgtggagtcgGCCGGGTTCCTCAAAAAGGTGGTATACCTCTTCatctgagtggtacaggaccctaggaacaatcagaacttggacacagaagtcAATAGCGTCACtgaacttggcaaggaacacACAAGGACTCACCCCAGATCGCTGGCacacccacatcccagatgcggatgggaccgcccacttgttgatctttctgttgggcttgacgacttcggtgcagaagttgcctttctgctttgccaaggctgcattgccaaagcatttgccctggcctgtgacttgactcagggtgattcccctacggggagtgtcccatctgcactggtgaggggcttcggctctggagtaactgaagggggtgtctAGAGTAACTCCTTtgtagaaaggaggtttaacatcgtagcaaagccagcaggaattggttaggtttgggttggattcgttcaaggataccttgtcacttgaaaaatgctgcatgacccacctgaatggctgatgggggtaatAGTCTGGGTTAGCTCGCCCCCCGGcgatgagccctaatagcaagatcacacaaagccaccgttgctgtctgggtctcaccggtgtgggactcttgggtgctgtctgGCGTTTTGGTGGTTCGTCGTTTTCCTCTGGAACCGGGATGTACGCGTTACGGGGAAGAcccacgagcatgtcctgtaaacagaaactcgcaaTTCTCATTAGTCTCATTCTGAAGGTCTGGCTTGATTGAATTAAGTGGGCACCACCtgatcttgccctcttttttaacCACCACATACCCCCGTCCCGTGAGCACCAgtctccagccccgttcccattcgCCCAGCTCGTTTTTGATTACAACCTGTGGGCCCTCCTCTAGGGCTCGGGTGACCCAGTGCTTTCGAACAGGactgtctgcctcatctccCCTAGGGAACTGATTCAGTGctagcaaagctgttgccagtATACGCGCTTGGTCTCCTGGGGGAACGGAACTGGCaaagccctctgcctttgccaatacTTCTAGCTTAGCTTTCAGGGTCTGGTTTGCTCACTCAACTATGGCCTGCCCGGTGCTGTTATACGGGATACCTTGTACTAAGGTGATGCCCCATTTCGAGGCGCattcttgcactggtttggaGATGAAATTGGAACCGctgtcagttttaatttgcttggggATACCAAGCCATGCCATAGCTCTCAGCCAGTGCTGAATTGTGGCCTTAGAGttagctttggggtgctgtgtggtTACGATCGCTCCGCTGTAAGTGTCCACCGTCACTGCAAGCCATGCTTGGGGCTTTAGCAGTTGACATAAGGTGAAGTCCGACTGCCAGATTTCCGAGGCCTTGAGACCTCTTGGATTAACCCCACTGGTCCACAGGGGtgacttctggcagtgagggcaagtGGCCACTACATGTCTTGCGTCCACGGTCGAGATCCCGCATCTCTTTGCCAGTGCTTTGGCTCCAGTGTGGAGCGACTCGTGCAGCTGCCgagcttcctgcagtgtccacactccctttgctgcGGCATCCGCTTTGTCATTGCTGGTCTGAAAGAAACCTttgactgggttgtggctgttgacGTGAATGACAGACACGGTGCCCCATCGCGAGGAGAGTGCCTCCTCCAGCATTGAGGCTGCTGCTGACGTTGACACGCCTGGTCCTgacatggccaggcaaagccTTGCCACGAATATAGAGTCCATTACGATGTTGAGGTGTTCGTCTTGGAAGAGTCTGCACGccaagaccactgctgctgcttccagttgttgcactgacagtgtggggTCACTTGTTTTGACGCAAT
This window harbors:
- the LOC128785386 gene encoding LOW QUALITY PROTEIN: GDNF-inducible zinc finger protein 1-like (The sequence of the model RefSeq protein was modified relative to this genomic sequence to represent the inferred CDS: inserted 1 base in 1 codon), whose amino-acid sequence is MSVKGKEQGNYDTGYSEVEGSRDNEEEEEEEEDEASTEKNSKEPEPGFKLKKASKSVANKKSIYVIHCDKCQEQFVSWKKYVDHCRDVHQSLLGKVYQCEVCSKAFASYTSWKEHRACMHSEERRFSCSLCQATFKRKRDVRTHSMRKHEGRAKQPPCSVCSKILSSCTALVFHMRTHTGEKPYECGMCHSRFAQPSQLKIHTRSHTGKKPYICEDCGASFADRGKLTSHKRTHTGERLFGCDMCGKHFATDEYLKWHKRCHLGTKPYRCEVCGKAFGHRASLAQHSNVHAETRPYFCEQCGKAFTQQGALWRHTREKPYKCRAXERTFTDMSTLRRHVAIHDQNAHWRSFLTDLTQKKDHNWSKIETLVEAHPGRDPMPEIWSVDHGKLYKPGSAKAAAAHVTPGLGDTGNTDSSLLYL